From a single Nicotiana tabacum cultivar K326 chromosome 8, ASM71507v2, whole genome shotgun sequence genomic region:
- the LOC142163520 gene encoding uncharacterized protein LOC142163520, translated as MGRTICYRAKCMVLKQFMGDWKLEFSRLCDYVDIIKSTNPGSSCWIRIDKDTKLGKNLFVYFYVSFDALKRGWLEGCRKIIGFDGCFLKGLCKGELLVAVGKNGNNQMFPIAWAVVDQETKHSWTWFIKNLISDLNLGDGVGLTVMSDMQKGLVPTISELLPNVEHRMCARHIWTTWAKNWREEERRMQFWKCAKSSYEIKFKEEITNMAKLGKKEIYEDLLAYNKECWCKAYFSTCSKCDVVENNMCETFNSWIVGPRHKSIITMLEEIRHKIMNRHVDIRRFVETWITDISPMARLILEENKELSRKCKVLWNGDSGFEIGDGDKRFIVDLIRRPCTCRTWQLRGILCAHVVCAFYDLDQEPENEVEDWYRQNGFVKAYQYVIQPMPNMKMWPETNNPSIEPPEPKPMPGRPKRYRRKSKDEPKEKYGKLSKNGPGSTSNQPSQPTQQSQPIPPAPSRSFQTSNPPSICNDTSVVKRVAKISLLPSIPSERVITPGTYKDTSATNIDLGFKPRGHKWKGKNAVTTSQLQQMRATRNIGSSQQNGSNM; from the exons ATGGGAAGGACTATCTGTTATAGAGCTAAGTGTATGGTACTCAAGCAGTTCATGGGGGATTGGAAGTTGGAATTCTCTAGGTTGTGTGACTATGTTGATATCATTAAAAGCACAAATCCTGGAAGTTCTTGTTGGATCAGGATAGATAAAGATACTAAACTTGGAAAGAACTTGTTTGTGTATTTTTATGTGAGTTTTGATGCTCTCAAAAGAGGGTGGTTAGAAGGTTGTAGGAAAATTATTGGATTTGATGGATGCTTCTTGAAGGGGTTATGTAAAGGTGAGTTGCTAGTAGCTGTTGGTAAAAATGGGAATAATCAAATGTTTCCTATAGCTTGGGCTGTTGTTGACCAGGAGACAAAACACTCTTGGACTTGGTTCATTAAAAATTTGATTTCAGACTTGAACTTAGGAGATGGAGTCGGCTTAACAGTTATGTCAGATATGCAAAAG GGTCTGGTTCCAACTATTAGTGAGTTATTACCTAATGTAGAGCACAGAATGTGTGCTCGACATATTTGGACTACTTGGGCCAAAAACTGGAGAGAGGAAGAAAGAAGAATGCAATTTTGGAAATGTGCTAAGTCTTCATATGAAATAAAGTTCAAGGAAGAAATTACAAACATGGCAAAACTTGGTAAGAAGGAGATATATGAAGACTTACTCGCATATAACAAAGAATGTTGGTGTAAGGCTTACTTTTCTACATGTTCTAAATGTGATGTTGTTGAGAATAATATGTGTGAAACCTTTAATTCTTGGATAGTAGGACCAAGACATAAGTCAATTATTACTATGTTAGAGGAAATTAGACACAAAATTATGAATAGGCATGTTGATATAAGGAGATTTGTTGAGACCTGGATAACAGACATTTCACCAATGGCAAGGTTAAtattagaagaaaacaaagagcTTTCTAGGAAGTGTAAAGTGTTGTGGAATGGAGATTCTGGATTTGAAATAGGTGATGGTGACAAAAGATTTATTGTTGACTTAATAAGAAGGCCATGCACATGTAGAACTTGGCAGTTGAGAGGCATTCTGTGTGCTCATGTTGTTTGTGCTTTCTATGACTTAGACCAAGAACCAGAGAATGAAGTCGAGGATTGGTACAGACAGAATGGGTTTGTAAAGGCTTACCAATATGTCATACAACCCATGCCTAATATGAAGATGTGGCCTGAAACAAACAACCCCTCTATTGAACCTCCTGAACCAAAACCAATGCCAGGAAGACCTAAAAGATACAGGAGAAAGTCAAAGGATGAGCCAAAAGAGAAATATGGAAAGTTGTCAAAGAATGGG CCTGGATCAACTTCCAATCAGCCAAGTCAACCAACTCAACAATCTCAACCAATCCCACCAGCTCCAAGTAGATCATTTCAAACTAGCAATCCACCTTCAATATGTAATGACACATCCGTAGTGAAAAGAGTAGCCAAAATCAGTCTACTG CCCAGTATACCTTCTGAGAGAGTGATAACACCTGGAACTTACAAAGATACATCTGCAACAAATATAGATCTTGGATTTAAGCCTCGTGGTCACAAATGGAAGGGGAAAAATGCAGTAACAACTTCTCAACTACAGCAGATGCGAGCAACAAGGAATATAGGGTCTTCTCAACAAAATGGAAGCAACATGTAG